From Cydia strobilella chromosome 3, ilCydStro3.1, whole genome shotgun sequence:
CCCTAGATGCTGCCAtttctctaataaataaaaataacgttgCCTTAGTTTAACAACAACGATATTCGTTGTAAACATGGCAAAAAGGGCGGCATCTACTGCCTTCGATTTAGAAGATGAACCTGGCGAAAAACGCGTAACCAAGAAAGAAGGAAAGAAGCATTCATTGGATTCGGATGAGGAGGATAGCGGTGCTGAAGAAGAGAGGAACAATGTTCTTAATGCTGATGATATCGAAGGAGAGGAAGAAGGCGTAGCAGCGATTGAAGGTGAAGTAAGTAGGCGCTGTCAtgtcaatattttgtttttaggtttCTATCAAAAATAGCTGTGTATCATAAGTACTAAATAAAATTCTATGCTGGAGGGGGGGTAATGAGCAAAAGGTTTTATTAATTGCAGCAGATACACGTAAATGTGGCTTTCAAGGGTGATCCAATCACCATTTTTAGCATCCCTACTGTTGCGCTGCCACGCACTTTGAATAGATTTCCTTCTGAATCAATCTGTACGCAAATAGTTAAGAATATTTAATGCTCCCAAAgaacatatttaaaataataagtacagaAACTTCTTttgtgggtactagacaacaatatatattatataatagggggggggggggggggaattgCTTTAAATCACCCCCACAGCATCAGTTATCCTCAAACAagaatcatttagaatcatttattcatcaattgtgcattacaggtaatgaatacaggtgttataaacaatttgttctctgtaatatgtcttgcgacgtacaatgattttggttacctagcgcatgcaatattattagaaatgtcactttatttaaaataaaaataatcaataagttgtaattaataatttaaaataaataatgattaatgggtAATTATATAAGTCAATCATTCATTTGTCAAAGTGTCCATCAGAAGGCAACTTATTTTAAGATCCAacccgaaatcatccctaaagagagtgaaaaggggggtgaaattgagattgaatggcctgataattgatgtatgCTTAAATTGGATGATTGCTATTACagtttatccaggcgctaaacttactctagctgctgttactgattccaggCAGATGAAGTcacaggcaaaagctagtaaagaaTAACACCCCATAGGTtaattattgtataatttaCAGATCACTATCACACCATTCAACATGAAAGAGGAGCTGGAAGAAGGCCATTTTGACAACCAAGGCCAATATCACTggaagaaagaaaaagaaatcaGAGATGGTTGGCTTGACAACATAGATTGGGTGAAGGTAAAAGGCAGGCCTGAGGACAAGTACAAGGTGCACAGAGATGATGAAAATAAAGGCCTTGGTGATGAGTCTAGCAGTGAAGATGAAGAGGTGGCTGAAAAGTTTGACCTATATGAGAATTATAAGGAAATACTGAAGCATATGAAGCCAAGGGAGACAATTGCAAAAGCTTTACAGAGACTCGGTAAGCATAGCTGATTATTGAAAAGGGTCATATGTAAAGCAAAGTCAAAACTATCAGCAAACAGTAAACTTGCTAGTTCATTGAAGCGTGTGGCACAAAGTGCTAATCTGTTCCTAAGGGTTAAATTGTGAAACTGTTCATGGCACAAAATGATGACTAATGTTAAATAATGCATGTAGTTGGGGTATTCTAGAAATGAGTCAAGAGGGGATATTagttattactgcaatgttctgccaccagagtgcaccaCTATCCTTTTTagtaaaaccatagagtaatttatacatacctttaacaggtgtttgacaagttttcagagataataaaatatgaaattgatgcatcaaggcggtttgtttacagaggacctacctggaaacgcgaatccgaaatttcgctatctgcctctatcgctcgaatatgcaagagtgacagaaatgttagataatgaaatttcgattttcttgtttcgcgatagaccctcagattgttgtAGTGgtgccacctacgcagagtttcgcgtaatattccctattaggcAAATGCACCTAAAATTTTGGTGCCCTTTTATGACTCCTACACTatcgttgatagtatcatcggTAAGATCAACATGCAAGTatccacatgatcgcctgtacaaAGCAGGCGATCCTTGGTGAGGAATCGAGGATAGACAATGCCTGGCAGGGACTGCCGAAtatgccctctacactatcgtgaccgccagtcatcgtctatcattgCCGGTattgtacttacttactgcttactgctagcctttctctgcagacgtcttgtctggttgctctTGGCATAGGTCTttcccatattcctccacgagtccctgtccagagcctgtcttctccagaaggctccagccacctgcctgaactcgtcttcccatctcattttttgtcttccatcatccctttttccgtctcttgggtaccatgttgtgatGTCTGACCATTTTTCTCTCTTGTCTCAGAGCATGTGGCCGGTCCACTTCCATTTCAGTTTTGTCATAGTGTGGTTTacgtcaattatttttattctcttTCTAATGTCCTCAAGTTTTATTCTATCTCTAAGTTTTATATTCAACATTCTTCTTTCCATACTATTTTGGCAGACTTGCGAGAGCTTTCCTCTCCTTGACAGTTAGGGCCCAAGTTTGACATCCATATGTAAGGCAGGGAAGGATACAAGTGTTAAATACTTTGGACTTAATGTTTGTTGGTATTTGGTTGTTCTTCACTATTTCCTTTAATGACCAATATCTTTTCCATGAGTTCCCGATTCTAGTGTCTACTTGTTGTGTCAAGTTTTGAGGTGATATCACTTGTCCAAGATATGTGTATTGTCCAAGTCCCCTGGCCATGAAAGTCTGAGCATTTAACACCGCAAGGGTGCTTGCAACGCTGTTTTCGCTGTGTATGACACACTCCTTTGTACCCATAGAGATGACAAAAACTGTTGTTGTACCCATTATAAAGAATAAAACAGATGATGTGTCctctataaataattataggcCTATTTCCCTTGCTACGGTAATCCCGAAAGTTTTTGACAGTTTGCTAAACGCCGAACTGGATAAGTATTTGCATCTACAATCTACATAGTGCGCAGTTCGGGTTTAGGCCTGGACTGTCTACAGAAAGTGCCATAATATGTATGAAGGAAACAGTCCGATACTATACAAACAGGAACACACCTGTATTTGCTTGCTATTTAGATCTGTCAAAGGCTTTTGACTTAGTGAACTATGGGCTGCTATGGAAAAAGCTTTGTGATGCAAATGTACCTAAAGAAATAATACATGTTTTTAGATATTGGTACTCTAGTCAAATTAATGTCGTTAAGTGGGGTGATGCAATGTCTGATGAGTATGGTCTTGACTGTGGGGTAAGACAGGCCGGGTTAAGCTCTCCTAAATTGTTTAACTTGTATATGAATGCACTtatcgaggagctcagcagcatGCATGTTGGTTGCTGCATACAAGACAcaagttttaataatatcaGTTATGCAGATGATATGGTGCTGTTGAGCCCCTCGGTAGGAGGGCTTAGGAAATTGCTAAAGGTATGTGAGCAATATGCAACTAGTCACGGCCTTAAATATAACTGTACAAAAAGTGAATTTGTGCTCTTTAAGCCTAGTAATAGATGTGCAGATGACTTTCCTCCAGTATTGCTCAACGGCGTGCCTTTAAAACAGGTATCtcaatttaaatacctagggCATGTAGTGTGTGATAACATGAGGGATGATAAGGATATAAAGCGGGAGCGTAAGGCGTTAGCGACTAGAGCGAATATGCTGGCTCATAGGTTTAGGAGTTGCACCGCGCCAGTAAAAATAACCCTATTTCGAGCTTTTTGCACGACTTTTTATACATGTGCACTATGGACCAGCTATACGCAAAGGTCGCTAAGTGACCTGCGCGTCCAGTATAACAATGCATTCAGGGCGCTGTTGCGGTTGCCTCGTTGGTGCAGCGCGTCCGGGATGTTCGCGGATGCGCGCGTGGACGGGTTTCCGGCCAACATGCGAGTGCGCTGCGCGGCCGCGCTACGGCGCCTGCGGGACAGCCGCAACAGTCTCCTAGCAGTTATAGCTGACAGGCTCGACAGTCAGCTTATTGTGCACTGGACCAGGGTGCACTCATTGGTAGCTGCGCACACATGAGTATGTAGCAGCCAATGAGTGTACCCTGGCTCCTGCCAAAATAGAaatacactaataataatataaataatttaagtttagttgcttaagtactaacatgtatggaccattattatgaagtctgaaataaacgatattttttttattgttctacATAGGCAATGAGGTTGTGGTTTATGTATATGTCTTCCTTTACACTGTTGGTCATTATCTTGGTCTTTTCAGTGTTCATAGTTAGCCCCACTTCTTTGCTGCAGTCTGCAAGCTGTTATAGCATTACGTTTAGTTCCTTCGGGTTGTCACTCAGTAGAATAATGTCGTTGGCAATCCTTAGATTTGTTAGTTTTGCTCCATTTATGTTAAGACCAAAAGATTCCCAGTTAAGTTTTCTGAATACATATTCTAGAACTGCAGTAAACAGCTTAGGTGATAAGGGGTCTCCCTGCTTAACTCCTTTCTACATGTTAAATAATTGACCATCTCTTTCTGTTCGTATTTTAGCtgttgagtttttatatatttcttgGATTATCCTTATGTATTTTGTCGGTATGTTTTGTGTCCTCAACGCTTC
This genomic window contains:
- the LOC134755853 gene encoding CD2 antigen cytoplasmic tail-binding protein 2 homolog encodes the protein MAKRAASTAFDLEDEPGEKRVTKKEGKKHSLDSDEEDSGAEEERNNVLNADDIEGEEEGVAAIEGEITITPFNMKEELEEGHFDNQGQYHWKKEKEIRDGWLDNIDWVKVKGRPEDKYKVHRDDENKGLGDESSSEDEEVAEKFDLYENYKEILKHMKPRETIAKALQRLGAGSKMSSAERWKKKKAGIVDEGSKTVTRVTELANQILTNTGNMDIYQETYEKISAIISKNESKKNDADLDMYADDFDQKEKQSLNKESGSEDTKTENADEDDDAPKEVKWEFKWKQDDDAELSGPHSTEQMQKWVSEGYFKTGVWVRKHGEDSQFYSSNRMDFELYL